The Pseudomonas sp. DG56-2 genome contains a region encoding:
- a CDS encoding RND family transporter yields the protein MTSNLTWLQRCVRGCADLLLDNRRRWLALFLLLSLGLGYNATQVRLDPGFNKQIPVRHEYMLNFLDFSRVFTGANRLLVNVHWKGEGDIYNPQFLEVLQKVTDDVFFISGVSRPSVTSLFTPNVRYVEITEEGYVGDLVVPPQYAGTAEDLAKVRSNAARAGQIGRLLANDQRSALVRADLQDTDPKTGKPVSYVDIAQRLEDIRSRYSNDDIEINVVGFAKLVGDVVEGLNTVLMFFAVAFAITALLLWLYTRSLVLTLVALLVALLPVVWLLGLLPLLGLGIDPMSVLVPFLIFSIGVSHAVQMSNAWRQEVLAGADARQAAHSAFCAIFIPGALALLMNALGFAVIMLIDIPIVHELGVTACIGVMLMIITNKMLLPLILAGLALPRRAALPEARATRHRLWWRLSALAEPGPALAVFAISLALLGAGVLKARQLQVGDIGVGAPELRADSRYNQDNQRITDSYSIGLDVLAVFLQTRAGDEACLSPKVMRAVESFDFQMRAVAGVQSVQSVAGMGKEMIAGNNEGNPRWAAIPGSSRGLQQGSLAYSADSGLVTEGCKRMQILVFLNDHEGATVFHVVNEAKRIIDSIHASEVEFKLAGGNVGVMAASNEAVKHAEVIMLAALFCSVALFCLLTFRSLRAVLCILVPLGVVAILCNALMAMLGIGLKVATLPVMALGVGVGVDYGIYLYERIQHEMAAGVDLREAFYRAMCQRGTAAVFTALTMAIGVGTWAFAPLKLQADMGILLAFMFLVNVLGAIFLLPALAAWFNQGRPLIAQAKLATA from the coding sequence ATGACCTCGAACCTTACTTGGCTGCAACGCTGCGTACGCGGCTGCGCCGACCTTTTGCTCGATAACCGCCGCCGCTGGCTGGCGTTGTTTCTGTTGCTGAGCCTGGGCCTTGGTTACAACGCTACCCAGGTGCGCCTGGACCCTGGTTTCAATAAGCAGATTCCGGTGCGGCATGAGTACATGCTCAATTTCCTCGATTTCAGCCGCGTGTTCACCGGGGCCAATCGGTTGTTGGTGAACGTGCACTGGAAAGGTGAGGGCGACATTTACAACCCGCAGTTTCTCGAGGTGCTGCAGAAGGTCACTGACGATGTTTTTTTCATCTCCGGGGTCAGCCGCCCGAGCGTGACGTCGCTGTTCACCCCCAACGTGCGCTACGTGGAGATCACCGAGGAGGGCTATGTCGGTGATCTGGTGGTGCCGCCACAATATGCCGGTACTGCAGAAGATCTGGCCAAGGTCCGCAGCAATGCGGCCCGCGCCGGGCAGATCGGTCGACTGCTGGCCAATGATCAACGCTCGGCTCTGGTACGTGCCGACCTGCAGGACACCGACCCGAAGACCGGCAAGCCGGTGTCGTATGTCGACATTGCCCAGCGTCTGGAAGACATTCGCAGCCGGTACAGCAATGACGATATCGAAATCAACGTCGTGGGTTTTGCCAAGCTGGTCGGCGATGTAGTCGAGGGGTTGAACACGGTGCTGATGTTCTTTGCCGTGGCGTTCGCGATCACCGCCTTGCTGCTGTGGCTGTACACCCGCTCGCTGGTGTTGACGCTGGTGGCGTTGCTGGTGGCCTTGTTGCCGGTAGTCTGGCTACTGGGGTTGTTGCCGCTGCTGGGGCTGGGTATCGATCCGATGTCGGTGCTGGTGCCGTTTTTGATTTTCTCCATTGGCGTGTCGCACGCGGTGCAGATGAGCAACGCCTGGCGCCAGGAAGTGCTGGCTGGCGCGGATGCACGTCAGGCTGCGCACTCAGCCTTCTGTGCGATCTTCATTCCCGGGGCCTTGGCGTTGCTGATGAATGCCCTGGGTTTCGCCGTGATCATGCTCATCGACATCCCCATCGTTCATGAGCTGGGCGTAACGGCCTGTATTGGGGTGATGCTGATGATCATCACCAATAAAATGTTGCTGCCGCTGATTCTGGCCGGTTTGGCGCTTCCCAGGCGGGCTGCGCTGCCGGAAGCGCGAGCCACACGGCATCGATTGTGGTGGCGCCTATCCGCCCTGGCTGAGCCGGGCCCGGCACTGGCAGTGTTTGCCATCAGCCTGGCGCTGCTGGGCGCCGGCGTGCTCAAGGCGCGGCAGTTGCAGGTCGGTGATATCGGCGTCGGTGCGCCAGAGTTGCGTGCCGACTCGCGCTACAACCAGGACAACCAGCGCATCACCGACAGCTATTCCATCGGCCTGGACGTGCTCGCGGTGTTCCTGCAAACCCGGGCGGGAGACGAAGCCTGCCTGAGCCCCAAGGTTATGCGTGCGGTCGAGTCATTCGACTTTCAGATGCGCGCAGTGGCGGGCGTGCAATCGGTGCAAAGCGTGGCGGGCATGGGCAAGGAGATGATTGCCGGGAACAACGAAGGCAACCCGCGCTGGGCGGCCATTCCGGGTTCTTCCCGGGGGTTGCAACAGGGCTCGCTGGCGTACTCGGCAGACTCAGGCCTGGTGACCGAAGGCTGCAAGCGCATGCAGATCCTGGTGTTTCTCAACGATCACGAAGGCGCGACAGTCTTTCATGTGGTTAACGAGGCCAAGCGCATCATCGACTCCATTCACGCCTCTGAAGTGGAATTCAAACTGGCGGGCGGCAACGTCGGCGTCATGGCCGCCTCGAACGAGGCTGTGAAGCATGCCGAAGTGATCATGCTCGCAGCGTTGTTCTGTTCGGTGGCCTTGTTTTGCCTGCTGACGTTCCGCTCACTGCGCGCGGTGCTGTGCATACTGGTGCCGTTGGGCGTGGTGGCGATTCTGTGCAACGCATTGATGGCGATGCTCGGTATTGGCCTGAAGGTTGCCACGCTGCCGGTGATGGCGCTGGGGGTCGGGGTGGGTGTCGACTACGGCATTTACCTGTACGAACGCATCCAGCACGAGATGGCCGCGGGTGTAGATCTGCGCGAAGCGTTTTACCGCGCCATGTGCCAACGCGGCACGGCTGCTGTGTTTACTGCACTGACCATGGCCATCGGGGTTGGGACCTGGGCTTTTGCTCCGCTCAAATTGCAGGCCGACATGGGCATCCTGCTGGCGTTCATGTTCCTGGTTAACGTGCTCGGTGCGATTTTCTTGCTGCCGGCTCTGGCGGCGTGGTTCAACCAGGGTCGGCCACTTATAGCGCAGGCAAAGCTAGCGACGGCCTGA